A genomic region of Candidatus Paceibacterota bacterium contains the following coding sequences:
- a CDS encoding histidine phosphatase family protein, translating into MPYAKTVILIRHGQTPSNLTGSIQGPDEPLTDLGRDQAEKLANRLARSPRLYPLKAILTSSFARAKETALIIGDRFPGVAVVPSMVYHECLHPSRIRGLPINDPEVVRTLGEFTKNFHNPEYSYEDGETFSQRKARALIALSQLEDHYGDCIALVTHGVFATHIINCILHGEQLTSYMLERAPMMFPNTGILKLTFGEYHTFSGKRTGWRIHPGDASHLE; encoded by the coding sequence ATGCCCTACGCGAAAACGGTCATCCTTATCCGACACGGACAGACACCCTCAAACCTGACAGGGTCAATTCAGGGCCCTGATGAGCCACTTACGGACCTCGGCCGAGACCAGGCTGAGAAACTCGCAAACAGGCTTGCACGCTCCCCAAGACTGTATCCACTCAAAGCAATCCTAACGAGCAGTTTCGCTCGTGCAAAAGAGACCGCGCTAATCATTGGAGACAGGTTTCCCGGCGTAGCAGTAGTTCCATCCATGGTCTACCATGAATGCTTACACCCCTCGCGTATTCGCGGTCTACCCATCAATGATCCCGAGGTTGTGCGCACACTTGGCGAGTTCACAAAAAACTTTCACAATCCTGAGTATAGCTATGAGGATGGTGAAACATTCTCACAGCGCAAAGCACGTGCGCTCATCGCGCTCTCACAACTTGAGGACCATTACGGTGACTGCATTGCACTCGTCACTCACGGCGTGTTTGCAACCCATATCATCAATTGCATCCTCCACGGAGAGCAACTCACCTCTTACATGCTCGAACGTGCACCAATGATGTTCCCTAATACCGGTATTCTCAAACTTACATTTGGCGAGTACCACACCTTTAGTGGCAAGCGCACAGGATGGAGGATTCACCCCGGCGATGCAAGCCACCTTGAATAA